A part of Campylobacter concisus genomic DNA contains:
- the napA gene encoding nitrate reductase catalytic subunit NapA produces the protein MNRREFIKSAAASAACASAGIAVPSSLSAASEAEKGWRWDKAACRFCGTGCGIMVATKEGKIVAVKGDPEAPVNRGLNCIKGYFNAKIMYGEDRITHPLLRVNEKGEFDKKGKFKQVSWKQAFDVMETQFRKAYDELGPHGIGVLGSGQYTIPEGYAAVKLIKGGFRSNSIDPNARHCMASAVVGFMQTFGIDEPSGCFDDIELTDTIVAWGANMAEMHPILWARVSDRKLSDPDRVKVVNLSTYSTRTSNLADIEIIFAPSSDLAIWNYIAREIVYNHPEMIDEEFVKKHCVFTTGPADIGYGLRPDIHHKKYAPSELDTAATEKSKVLSEAEGVTLSYLGLKAGDTLENKNAAKAGAHWQITFEEFKKALAPYTLDFTAKVAKGDPNEDINEFKAKLKALADLYIEKNRKVVSFWTMGFNQHQRGTWVNEQAYMVHFLLGKQALPGSGAFSLTGQPSACGTAREVGTFVHRLPADMVIENPKHREITEKIWKLPAGTLSGVLASHYVKMMRDLEDGKVKFIWVQVNNPWQNTANANHWIKAAREMDNFIVVSDPYPGISAKVADLILPTAMIYEKWGAYGNAERRTQHWRQQVLPVGEAMPDIWQMMEFSKRFKLKDVWGEKKVNDKVTLPNVLDAAKAMGYSEEDTLFDVLFANEEAKKFSANDPIMENYDNTEVFGDSRKVIGSDGKEFKGYGFFIHKYLWEEYRKFGVGHGHDLADFDTYHKVRGLRWPVVDGKETQWRFNTKFDPYAKKAAPNDKFAFYGNKNAALPTGDLKGVKNQEKTPLANKAKIFFRPYMDPCEMPSKDYPFWLCTGRVLEHWHTGTMTMRVPELYRAVPEALCYMHEDDAKKLGVMQNEIVWVESRRGKVKARVDLKGRNKPPVGLVYVPFFDENVFINKVCLDATCPISKETDYKKCAVKIYKA, from the coding sequence ATGAATCGACGAGAATTCATAAAGAGTGCCGCAGCTAGTGCTGCTTGCGCAAGTGCTGGTATAGCTGTGCCAAGCTCGCTAAGTGCAGCAAGCGAAGCAGAAAAAGGCTGGCGTTGGGACAAAGCTGCCTGTAGATTTTGCGGAACTGGATGTGGCATCATGGTTGCAACCAAAGAGGGCAAGATAGTAGCTGTAAAAGGTGACCCAGAAGCACCGGTAAACCGCGGTCTAAACTGTATCAAAGGCTATTTTAATGCTAAGATCATGTACGGCGAAGACAGGATCACTCATCCGCTTTTACGTGTAAACGAAAAAGGAGAATTTGACAAAAAAGGCAAATTTAAGCAAGTAAGCTGGAAACAAGCATTTGATGTCATGGAGACTCAGTTTAGAAAAGCATATGATGAACTAGGACCTCACGGTATCGGAGTTTTAGGTTCTGGTCAATATACTATTCCAGAAGGTTACGCTGCTGTTAAGCTTATAAAAGGCGGCTTTAGAAGCAATAGCATCGATCCAAACGCAAGACACTGTATGGCAAGTGCAGTTGTTGGTTTCATGCAAACATTTGGTATAGACGAGCCATCAGGCTGTTTTGATGACATTGAGCTTACAGATACTATTGTGGCTTGGGGCGCAAATATGGCTGAGATGCACCCGATCCTTTGGGCGCGCGTAAGCGATAGAAAGCTTAGCGATCCTGATAGAGTAAAGGTTGTAAATTTAAGCACCTACTCAACTAGAACATCAAATTTAGCTGACATCGAGATCATCTTTGCTCCGTCATCTGACCTTGCTATCTGGAACTACATCGCTCGCGAGATAGTTTATAACCACCCAGAGATGATCGATGAAGAATTTGTTAAAAAGCACTGTGTATTTACAACCGGTCCAGCCGACATCGGATATGGTCTGCGCCCAGACATTCATCACAAAAAATATGCTCCAAGCGAGCTAGACACTGCTGCTACTGAGAAGTCAAAGGTACTAAGCGAGGCTGAGGGCGTTACGCTTTCTTATCTTGGACTAAAAGCTGGTGATACACTAGAAAATAAAAATGCTGCAAAAGCTGGTGCGCACTGGCAAATAACATTTGAAGAGTTTAAAAAAGCTCTTGCGCCTTACACACTTGACTTTACAGCAAAGGTGGCAAAAGGCGATCCTAACGAAGACATTAATGAGTTTAAAGCAAAACTAAAAGCACTTGCTGATCTTTATATAGAGAAAAACCGCAAAGTCGTAAGTTTTTGGACTATGGGCTTTAACCAACACCAACGTGGTACATGGGTAAATGAGCAAGCTTATATGGTTCACTTCTTGCTCGGCAAACAAGCACTTCCAGGTTCAGGAGCGTTTTCTCTAACTGGTCAACCAAGTGCGTGTGGTACAGCAAGAGAGGTTGGAACATTTGTTCACCGCTTGCCAGCTGACATGGTTATTGAGAATCCAAAACATAGAGAGATAACTGAAAAAATTTGGAAACTTCCTGCCGGAACACTAAGCGGTGTACTAGCTTCCCACTACGTAAAAATGATGCGTGATCTTGAAGATGGTAAGGTTAAATTTATCTGGGTTCAAGTAAACAACCCATGGCAAAATACTGCAAACGCAAACCACTGGATAAAAGCGGCTCGTGAGATGGATAACTTCATCGTTGTCAGTGATCCTTATCCAGGAATTTCTGCAAAAGTAGCCGACCTTATTCTTCCAACTGCAATGATCTATGAAAAATGGGGTGCTTACGGTAACGCTGAGAGAAGAACACAACACTGGAGACAGCAAGTACTTCCTGTTGGTGAAGCGATGCCTGATATTTGGCAAATGATGGAATTTAGCAAGCGCTTTAAGCTAAAAGATGTTTGGGGTGAGAAAAAAGTAAATGACAAAGTTACACTTCCAAATGTGCTCGATGCTGCAAAAGCTATGGGATACAGCGAAGAAGATACGCTATTTGACGTGCTTTTTGCAAACGAGGAGGCTAAGAAATTTAGCGCAAACGATCCGATCATGGAAAACTACGACAATACAGAAGTATTTGGCGATAGCAGAAAAGTGATCGGCTCAGATGGTAAAGAATTTAAAGGATATGGATTTTTCATCCACAAATATCTTTGGGAAGAGTATAGAAAATTTGGTGTTGGCCACGGCCACGACCTAGCTGACTTTGACACTTACCACAAAGTAAGAGGTCTAAGATGGCCGGTAGTTGATGGTAAAGAGACTCAGTGGAGATTTAACACTAAATTTGACCCATACGCTAAAAAAGCTGCTCCAAATGATAAATTTGCATTCTACGGCAACAAAAACGCAGCCCTTCCAACAGGCGATCTAAAAGGCGTGAAAAACCAAGAGAAAACACCTCTTGCAAACAAAGCAAAAATTTTCTTCCGCCCTTACATGGATCCATGCGAGATGCCAAGCAAAGATTATCCATTCTGGCTATGTACTGGTCGTGTTCTAGAGCACTGGCATACAGGCACGATGACTATGCGTGTTCCTGAGCTTTATAGAGCCGTTCCAGAGGCACTTTGCTACATGCACGAAGACGACGCTAAAAAACTTGGCGTAATGCAAAACGAGATCGTCTGGGTCGAGTCACGCCGTGGCAAAGTAAAAGCAAGAGTAGATCTAAAAGGTAGAAATAAGCCGCCAGTAGGACTTGTCTATGTGCCTTTCTTTGATGAAAACGTATTTATAAACAAAGTCTGCCTTGACGCTACTTGTCCGATCTCAAAAGAGACTGACTATAAAAAATGCGCGGTTAAAATTTACAAGGCGTAA
- the napG gene encoding ferredoxin-type protein NapG: MEFSSRREALKFGAKVAILALGGGFVWSLSAKASPLILLRPPGAKAEEQFLKSCIKCGLCVEACPFDTLKLASLEDGISIGTPYFEPRKIPCYMCEHIPCVPACPTGALDANLVSTAGKLDINKAKMGVAVVDMKNCVAYWGIQCDACYRACPLLDKALYLEYRRNERTQKHAFLLPVVNSDICTGCGLCERACITKKAAITVLNRDAVLGKVGDNYVKGWVKEDERRIDDADSKIKLDIKKATDYLNGGEL, encoded by the coding sequence ATGGAATTTTCAAGTAGGCGAGAAGCTTTGAAATTTGGAGCTAAGGTAGCGATCTTAGCTCTTGGCGGAGGCTTTGTATGGTCACTTAGCGCCAAAGCCTCACCGCTTATACTTCTTAGACCGCCTGGTGCGAAAGCAGAGGAGCAGTTTTTGAAAAGCTGTATCAAGTGCGGACTTTGCGTAGAGGCCTGTCCATTTGACACGCTAAAACTTGCCTCGCTAGAAGATGGCATAAGCATTGGAACGCCTTATTTTGAGCCTAGAAAAATTCCTTGCTATATGTGCGAGCATATCCCTTGCGTGCCAGCCTGTCCGACTGGGGCACTGGACGCAAATTTAGTTAGCACAGCTGGCAAACTCGATATCAACAAAGCCAAAATGGGCGTTGCAGTGGTCGATATGAAAAACTGCGTGGCCTACTGGGGCATACAGTGCGATGCTTGTTATAGGGCTTGTCCTCTTTTAGATAAAGCCTTATATCTTGAATATCGCCGTAACGAAAGGACGCAAAAGCATGCCTTTTTGCTTCCAGTGGTCAATAGCGACATCTGCACCGGATGTGGCCTATGTGAGCGAGCCTGTATCACCAAAAAAGCAGCCATTACCGTGCTAAATCGTGACGCGGTGCTTGGCAAAGTAGGTGATAACTACGTCAAAGGCTGGGTCAAAGAAGATGAAAGACGCATAGATGATGCAGACAGCAAAATAAAGCTTGACATTAAAAAAGCGACTGATTATCTAAATGGTGGTGAGCTATGA
- the napH gene encoding quinol dehydrogenase ferredoxin subunit NapH produces the protein MKFLILRRITQISILVLFILGNFYGVKILSGNLSSSLLFGKIPLSDPFALVQILLASFSAGINAIIGAGIIFAFYALVAPRAFCSWICPINLLTDIAFKLREKFGFKGEKVLNVSKNLRYYLLALALILSLALSYPVFESVSYIGIIQRGIIYGSASALGIAVAIIAFDMFVLKRGICSHVCPLGAFYAIISKFALIRVKHDAQACTKCMKCKLICPEMQVLDMIGKESRSVSSSECISCGRCIDVCGDGALKFSIRNLRREK, from the coding sequence ATGAAATTTTTAATCTTAAGACGAATAACTCAAATTTCTATCCTAGTACTATTTATCCTAGGAAATTTTTATGGAGTTAAGATACTTAGCGGAAATTTAAGCTCATCTTTGCTTTTTGGAAAAATTCCACTAAGCGATCCATTTGCTTTGGTTCAAATTTTACTTGCAAGCTTTAGTGCCGGCATAAATGCAATTATTGGAGCTGGCATTATCTTTGCATTTTACGCGCTAGTTGCTCCAAGAGCGTTTTGTTCGTGGATATGCCCAATAAATTTACTAACCGATATCGCTTTTAAACTAAGAGAGAAATTTGGCTTTAAGGGCGAAAAAGTCTTAAATGTGAGTAAAAATTTACGTTATTACTTGCTGGCTCTTGCTCTTATATTAAGCCTTGCTTTATCTTATCCAGTATTTGAGAGCGTTAGCTATATTGGCATTATTCAGCGTGGCATTATTTACGGCTCAGCTAGTGCTTTAGGCATAGCGGTTGCGATCATTGCTTTTGATATGTTTGTGTTAAAGCGTGGTATTTGCTCGCACGTTTGTCCGCTTGGTGCCTTTTATGCCATCATCTCAAAATTTGCCCTAATTAGAGTAAAACATGATGCCCAGGCTTGTACAAAATGTATGAAATGCAAGCTTATTTGCCCAGAGATGCAAGTGCTTGACATGATCGGTAAAGAGAGCCGCTCGGTAAGCTCAAGCGAGTGCATAAGCTGTGGCAGGTGCATTGATGTTTGTGGAGATGGGGCTTTGAAATTTAGTATTAGAAATTTAAGGAGAGAAAAATGA
- a CDS encoding nitrate reductase cytochrome c-type subunit, producing the protein MKIKIMMLGGLCAAFFAACTFNNPSISDSQIGFRNIDLLDDKDVVLKDVNYTKEPAGMSKKFDRSFENAPPFIPHDTEGLVPITKDMNMCVTCHMPEFAKDSGATPIPSSHLYDIRNKKDLAGKLDDERYNCTTCHVEQQNGVTQLVGNKFKPDFRDKNGTHKSNLLDVLNDGVK; encoded by the coding sequence ATGAAAATAAAAATAATGATGCTTGGAGGATTGTGTGCTGCGTTTTTTGCGGCATGTACTTTTAATAATCCAAGTATTAGTGATTCGCAAATCGGCTTTAGAAATATCGATTTGCTAGACGATAAAGACGTTGTATTAAAAGATGTGAACTACACAAAAGAGCCAGCTGGTATGTCAAAGAAATTTGATAGGTCTTTTGAAAATGCACCACCATTTATCCCACACGATACTGAGGGTTTAGTGCCTATCACAAAAGATATGAATATGTGCGTAACCTGCCATATGCCTGAGTTTGCAAAAGATAGTGGAGCAACACCGATACCATCATCTCACCTTTATGACATCAGAAATAAAAAAGATCTTGCAGGCAAGCTTGATGATGAAAGATATAACTGCACAACATGCCACGTTGAGCAACAAAATGGCGTAACGCAGCTTGTTGGCAATAAATTTAAGCCTGATTTTAGAGATAAAAACGGCACTCATAAGTCAAACTTGCTAGATGTTTTAAACGATGGTGTTAAATAA
- a CDS encoding 4Fe-4S ferredoxin: MQSRRELFSKILGAKSAPKSITPPFFSGEFDCDRCDASCVNACEKELLSFENERVVFKVKKLGCDFCEECAKACESLGKKTLSLNSPKSINAKVGIDVSSCLAWNDTICYNCLDACKFKAVEFLGVFRPIVNQNCVSCGECFDVCFKNSLQMEAL; this comes from the coding sequence ATGCAAAGCAGGCGAGAGCTTTTTAGTAAAATTTTGGGGGCAAAATCTGCTCCCAAATCTATAACTCCGCCTTTTTTTAGCGGAGAGTTTGACTGCGATAGATGCGATGCTAGCTGCGTAAATGCTTGTGAAAAAGAGCTTCTTAGCTTTGAAAATGAAAGGGTAGTTTTTAAAGTTAAAAAGCTGGGCTGTGACTTTTGCGAAGAGTGCGCAAAGGCTTGCGAGAGTCTTGGTAAGAAGACATTAAGCTTAAACTCGCCAAAGAGTATAAATGCAAAAGTTGGTATCGATGTTTCTAGCTGTCTAGCATGGAACGATACAATCTGCTACAACTGCCTTGATGCTTGCAAATTTAAAGCAGTCGAATTTCTTGGTGTTTTTAGACCTATTGTTAATCAAAACTGCGTAAGTTGCGGCGAGTGCTTTGATGTTTGCTTTAAAAATTCACTTCAAATGGAGGCCTTATGA
- a CDS encoding WD40 repeat domain-containing protein — protein sequence MRALFFIFCLLNFIFASEITTPYKQIEASANVLSTTLINGKLFIATDGGTVEIYDPKESKFEEIIKMDDIKTYVSDHERPKILSIDEFDGKTLILSEGDYATKVLHLRENGQMRSIKVDNQAIKKALFLDNEHVALASISNEIYFLNLKSGEIYDSFKISIAMLSDMEINEDRSTLAIACESGKVYFYNIKAKKMDQILDIHTDNIYDISYKNGVMISGGTDRIVGIFSAGSLKKINTGFLVYGVGLSDDGRVAAYMSDEMSDVNLVDSKSLENIAMLKTGQSTINSIVFISDNEVVTSAYENKILFWRIK from the coding sequence ATGAGAGCTTTGTTTTTTATTTTTTGTCTATTAAATTTTATCTTTGCAAGCGAGATCACTACGCCATACAAGCAAATAGAGGCTAGTGCAAATGTGCTAAGCACAACGCTAATAAATGGCAAACTCTTTATCGCGACTGATGGAGGGACGGTTGAAATTTATGATCCTAAAGAGTCTAAATTTGAAGAGATTATCAAGATGGATGATATAAAAACTTATGTTAGTGATCATGAAAGACCAAAAATTTTAAGTATTGATGAATTTGATGGCAAAACTCTTATACTTAGCGAAGGTGACTATGCTACAAAGGTGCTTCATCTAAGAGAAAATGGGCAGATGAGAAGCATAAAAGTGGATAATCAAGCAATAAAAAAGGCATTATTTTTAGATAATGAGCATGTTGCGCTTGCTTCAATTAGCAATGAAATTTACTTTTTAAACTTAAAAAGTGGCGAAATTTATGATAGCTTTAAAATTTCAATTGCAATGCTTTCAGATATGGAGATAAATGAAGATAGAAGCACGCTAGCTATCGCTTGCGAGAGTGGGAAGGTCTACTTTTATAACATAAAAGCTAAAAAAATGGATCAAATTTTAGATATTCATACAGACAATATCTACGACATCTCCTATAAAAATGGCGTTATGATCAGCGGAGGTACCGATAGGATCGTGGGTATATTCTCAGCTGGAAGCCTAAAAAAGATAAATACCGGATTTTTGGTCTATGGTGTCGGCCTTAGCGATGATGGTAGAGTAGCGGCCTATATGAGTGATGAGATGAGCGATGTAAATTTAGTTGATAGCAAAAGCTTAGAAAATATTGCAATGCTAAAAACTGGACAAAGTACGATAAATAGCATAGTTTTTATAAGCGATAACGAAGTCGTAACTTCAGCTTATGAGAATAAAATTTTGTTTTGGAGAATTAAATGA
- a CDS encoding chaperone NapD, with the protein MNISSLIVYTDNKNESVKNEIKKLKECEIITDADDRIVVVVSSDSIEDEIKNFKKIEAISGVVSVAMVYSYQEDAEENRKKLEENGKISEILTSDEVKAEDITYGGSVHHRVK; encoded by the coding sequence ATGAATATTTCAAGTTTGATAGTTTATACGGACAATAAAAATGAAAGTGTAAAAAATGAGATAAAAAAGCTAAAAGAGTGTGAAATAATAACCGATGCAGACGATAGAATCGTAGTGGTAGTTAGCTCAGATAGTATTGAAGATGAGATAAAAAATTTTAAAAAGATAGAAGCTATCAGTGGAGTGGTGAGCGTTGCGATGGTTTATAGCTATCAAGAAGATGCCGAAGAAAATAGGAAAAAACTAGAAGAAAATGGCAAGATAAGTGAAATTTTAACAAGTGATGAGGTAAAGGCAGAGGATATTACTTATGGCGGCAGCGTGCATCATAGAGTGAAATAG
- a CDS encoding SCO family protein: MKKAFWGLIIILICIGVALLLIKPNKYDFKALSQNGEVSLKNYDGKYKVIYFGYLFCPDVCPTALSLIGDELNKLKRDDFELLFITLDPERDTPENLTLMAKNFYKDADGLKLNSLKEVAKTYGVKFQKVRLENSAMGYSVAHSSSIYLIDKKGNFYKEISNLTNENIGENLLNLIKDRP; this comes from the coding sequence ATGAAAAAGGCATTTTGGGGCTTAATAATAATCTTAATTTGTATAGGTGTTGCACTTTTGCTAATAAAGCCAAACAAGTATGATTTTAAGGCACTTTCACAAAACGGTGAAGTAAGTCTTAAAAATTATGACGGAAAGTACAAAGTTATATATTTTGGTTATCTTTTTTGCCCCGATGTCTGCCCTACTGCGCTCTCTTTGATTGGCGATGAACTAAACAAACTAAAAAGAGATGACTTTGAGCTGCTTTTTATTACACTTGATCCTGAACGCGACACTCCTGAAAATTTAACTCTAATGGCAAAAAATTTCTACAAAGATGCCGATGGATTAAAACTAAATTCCTTAAAAGAAGTGGCAAAAACCTATGGTGTAAAATTTCAAAAAGTCCGTCTTGAAAACTCAGCCATGGGCTACTCTGTTGCTCACAGCTCTTCAATATATTTAATAGACAAAAAAGGAAATTTTTATAAAGAAATTTCAAATCTAACAAATGAAAACATTGGAGAAAATTTATTAAATTTGATCAAAGATAGACCTTAA